A single genomic interval of Cucumis sativus cultivar 9930 chromosome 7, Cucumber_9930_V3, whole genome shotgun sequence harbors:
- the LOC101219416 gene encoding transcription factor MYB13 — MAKCCCCCDETTVKKGVWTPEEDQKLIDYVNKYGHWNWRRLPKYAGLLRCGKSCRLRWMNYLRPNIRRGGFSLEEEETIIQMYAQIGGRWSTMAGVMPGRTDNDIKNHWNTVLKRRVMKQQIENKKMLIKLANKQPLPPATAAETNPIDHDVFSREIERSNNNSTLIMDPTAVEISEQIESIVESPTAGHYMDMELVDERLPESCTGDFWTDPLWMDNSFEMAFDNYQHQGLGESINLLNLGLDQYLLQEGIYL; from the exons ATGGCTAAGTGTTGTTGTTGCTGTGATGAAACCACAGTGAAAAAGGGTGTGTGGACACCTGAAGAAGATCAAAAGCTTATTGATTATGTTAATAAATATGGCCATTGGAATTGGAGAAGACTTCCCAAATATGCTG GTCTTTTGAGATGTGGGAAGAGTTGCAGATTAAGATGGATGAATTATTTGAGACCTAATATTAGGAGAGGAGGATTTtccttagaagaagaagaaactatcATCCAAATGTATGCACAAATAGGTGGCAG ATGGTCTACAATGGCGGGAGTAATGCCAGGAAGAACAGACAACGATATAAAGAATCATTGGAATACAGTTTTAAAGAGAAGAGTGATGAAACAGCAGAtcgaaaacaagaaaatgttaataaaattgGCAAACAAACAGCCGTTGCCGCCGGCCACAGCGGCCGAAACCAACCCAATTGATCATGATGTGTTTTCCAGGGAAATTGAGAGGTCAAACAATAATTCTACTCTCATTATGGATCCAACGGCTGTAGAGATCAGTGAGCAAATTGAGAGTATCGTTGAATCACCAACCGCCGGACATTATATGGACATGGAGCTGGTGGATGAGAGGCTGCCGGAGAGTTGCACCGGTGATTTTTGGACAGACCCTTTATGGATGGACAATTCTTTTGAGATGGCATTTGATAATTATCAACATCAAGGCCTTGGTGAATCCATTAATCTTTTGAATTTGGGGTTGGATCAATATCTTTTGCAAGAGGGCATATACTtgtag